The genomic segment ACAGACATCAGGATTAAAGAGGAGCCGCATTCGGACTCTGAGAAtgaggggcaggaggaggagatggaggaggagcgGGTGGAGAAGAGCCGCGGACACAGAGGTACAGGCTCCTCTCAGACCTCCACCTCCCCTATGAGTCCCTCTGCTGTGGCTGTGAAGGCAGAGCCAACCAGCCCGACCCCTGGCTCCAGCCCTGCCCACCTGGGAGGAGCTGGCTCAGTGCTCCCTGGAGAAGACGTGTTCCTACCCCAGTACATGTTCAGCCAGGAACCAGCCATCCTACCCCAGGCCTCAGAGATACTGGCTAAGATGTCTGAGATGGTCCACAGCCGGCTGAAGCAGGGCCAGGTCCCCACTGGGGCAGCGCCAGCCTTCTACCCCGCTGGCACTACAACCACTGTCCAGAAGGGGGCCACCTGCTTCGAATGTGACATCAActtcaacaacatcaacaacttcTATGTTCACAAGAGGCTGTACTGCTCCAGCAGGCACCAGCAGGGAGACGTGGCTGGCCCAGTGAAGGAGGGGGCGTCGGGGGCCACAGTCCCCTCAGTTGGACACGGTTCATCCCCTCAGGCTGGATCAGGTAGTCGGGCAGCCTCAGCCTCCCCCAGTGACTCAGATCCTGTTCCAGGCAGCACTGCCACGCAGGGCAAGCTGGTGGAGGTGAAGAGTGAGAACCCTGGGGTGAAGGAGGCtgtgtcctcctcttcctctgagggggagggtggaggaggaggaggccggGCCAGCGAGTGCAGCCAGAGTCCCAGCGGCTCAGCAGAGGACCAGGAGGATGACCCCACCAGAACCTTCTGTCAGGCCTGCAACATCCACTTTAGTCGCCATGAGAACTACACAGTCCACAAACGCTTCTACTGCGCATCGCGCCACGATCCGTCCAACCAGCGGTCAACCGCCGGCAAAGCTACCTTCCTGCCTCAGCCCATCCGAACACGCAAGAGGAAGAAGATGTATGAGATCCATATGGCTCGGACTGAGGCCCTGGCCAACgctgctgctgcctctctctctgcccctggccTGAGCCTGGCTGTGAAGCAGGAGGCTGCTGCCTCAGTGGAGAGGGTCCTGGAGtccccagtcccagccctagCTCTGGGCCTGCGTCCAGCCACCTCCCGTAGTACCAGCCCTGACAGAGACGGCCCCATTGACCTGAGCAAGAGGCCCCGTCTAAGGGAGGCCCCGCGGGGCAGCAGCATCTCTGCTTTGCCCCTCACTGACTACCACAAGTGTACCGCCTGCAGCATTAGCTTCAACAGCATTGAGAACTACCTGGCCCACAAGACCTACTACTGCCCAGCCACCACCCTGCAGCCCCACACTCTGGAGACTCTCCACAGGCTGAAGAGACCAGCATCCATCTCCCCCAAGAGCAGGGCCCTGGAGCGATCAGACGTCCACTCTGATGCCAAAGGGCTGCTCACAGAGAAAGCTCCTCGGGGGGCCTCGCTCAGCCCTCACCTCTCTGCCTTACCTGGATCTGGCTCTGAGGCTACATCACCTTACAGTGTCCCTGCAGCCAAAGGCCCAGGCTCTCCCTCTGTGGTCTGCCCCTACTGCCCTCCCAATAGGGCGGTGACCTGTGACCTGGTGGAGCACTTCAGATCCATGCATGGCCTGGTCCTGAGCCTGGAGGGCCAGCCAGCCGTCATCAGCCCCAGCCTGAGCCCTAGGGATGGGACCCCTGCCACCCCGCCCAAGCTGGTCCTCCGAGCCTGCAGGGACAGCATCAATGGCCGGATCAGAAGGGACACtgtctccccatcctctcccctggTGAACGGTAGCCCCCTGGGACACCATGCCGGGGGTGGCAGCTCCCCCAAGGCACCCCCTCCAGCTGTGTCTCCCACCAGGTCCCTCCCCCTGACTGTGTCCCCTGTGCCTGAGGTGCTGAGAGAGGTGGGGGTTCTGAATCACCAGGTTGCTGTCACCCTGCTCCCAGACAAGGCGTCCCTCACACTGGGTCTCCCACTCCCTGTTCCGGCCCCTCCCACACCCAAGACCCTCCTGATCCCCCCTGTGCAGAACGGTAACACCCGCTTCTGCCGGCTGTGCAATATCAAGTTCAGCAGCCTGTCCACGTTCATAGCCCACAAAAAGTACTACTGTTCCTCCCACAGCGCTGAGCACGTCAAGTGAATGGAGCCCCAGTCTGTGTCCCCTCCAAGGCCCAAACCCAGCTATCCATTCTTGTCAGTGCCACCAAGGCATGGCACCATCTCTGGACTGTATGTGTTTGAAAGTGTGACTGTTACTCGCCAGGCACTGGGTCGCTTCTCGCTCCCAGTATTGTTACTATGTTAACATATTTCTCCTTATGGGTCAAAGTTTCTATTACACTAAGAGCTGAGATGCGCTACCTGCACACACAGTTGTGCCCACGTATCCCTTCCCACCCACCTCAATAACTGAAACCCAGCCCTCTTTCTCACCTCCAGGGTCCACAGAATGTTGAAAATGTGACTTTAGAGTCAACATTTAGTCTCCTGAGCAAGTTTAATTGAATTGTTTGTATTACAGTCATCTTTATTTGATTATGATTGTTTGGAGCATTTCTTGCTGATGAAACTCGCTTTTCCTGAGCTGTTGATGCTCTAGATCAGTCAGTGAGTAGGGACAACTATTGTCCCCCAGGGCCCTCTAGTGGAGCTGACTATCTCCACTCTTTTATTTCTACTTACCTGTGCATAGTGTATGATGTTTTAAAATAATTCTTTATGCTTTTGTTTGAACACTGGCTGTTTTGCTAACTAGAAAGCTAAAGCATTTTAGCTGAATTACAGAAATGAGTATCACATGGTTAGCCTACCAATTACAGAGGAAATATTTGCAAATGGATAGATTTGGTTTTCCTACAACACAATTACATTCTCTTAATGGAAGGAAAACATGTGAACTATTTATCTTTGAGTCCTCACTGATTTAATGTCAACAGAAATCTACCTAGCGTctgaaaatatttgtattttttatttgtatatttttcaTACTGTTCAAAGGAAGTGTTTCAATCTCGGCGTGTAAAGGTGTTTTTGTAAGTGTAGATATGTAATATCTTTCACAGTAATCACTGGGATGACACTGAACCTTATTTTCCTTATTGTCAGCATTTCTTTCTTCTGCTCTTCATCAGGAAAGGTTAAAACTTTTCTGCTTTCCTCCAGTATTTGGTCATTAGGTAGAAGCCTATTTTTCCAGATAAATGATTTGATGTAAGTTTTAAACTGGTATTATTATTGGGTAGAAGGAAGGTGATTGGACCTGAGTACCAGGATGAAGACACAGCACTTCCTCTTCctctatgcccccccccctctcccatcagACCTGACCCTTAACCCACCATCCCCCTACTGTATCATTATATCCCTACTCTGCAGCTGCTGCTTTACCACCATCTGACTTATGTGATGCTTGAATTAGACATGGGGTCAGTTTAAATCAATGTGGATTTATTGACAACTCTTAGAGCAGTGGTATTCAATGTCGGGGGAATtggcttttttttggggggggggggaattaggagtattgtatgggacaatatacAAATATTTTTGAGAATGACCATTAGGAAAATAAAACTGttgattaaatgtattttattggtttcttttcattttgaTAAGAGATGAAATTGCAATGAATTGAAGGTTGTTGTTTGTTGATGTAAAGATACAATTTTCCAGATTTTAAGGCtgtgtcattagatttggggtggggTCGCAAGAATTCTGGCAGAAAGATTTGGGACCTTGTTGACAAAGTCTGAATACCACTGTCTTGGAGTGTGTGCTCATTCTGTTTTGTTTTTCCAGTAATGAAGTTTTAAAAAAGTTAAAAACGGGAGGtgtaagagagagatagacaagaACATATAGACGTATTTCGCAGATTGTTGAGAGACGTACACAGTAGATGGCTCCTAAAACTGTCATGtgtaaaacacaaacacacatgcatcctTGGTTTACAAAGTGGTGTTGAATAGACCTGCGAAATGCAATCTTTCCTCTGTCAGAACTTGCTATACTGGCACAGCCTTACCGTAGGACTGAGTTAGTTTGTTCTGTGCTCCACTATCCTCacctctaatgatgatttgaatgGATCTGTATGTTACTTGTGATGTCCCCTTTCCTTCCCTGTGTTACACAGGCAGATGTTTCTCTGCTCTAAAAACTGGAAAACAAAATGGTGGTGAAATTGAAAGTTGAGTATTTTTGCTCTGTTGTGGTTTTGAACAGTGCGGTATCAGTCATATCTTACCCAAGAGTGTTTACAATTGCATTGCTTCCTCTTTTCTCAAAGAGATTAGCATTTTCAATAAGTCACAAATCGAGGAAATCAGTGCTGaaaaccattttgaatcccattTATATTGCACTGTGTTGTTCAAATGTGTTGAATGTTTTCGTTTTAGAGGCTTTTTtgtaaggtatttatgtttttacaGCACTTTTCCTCTTCTAAACTAATCCCTTGAAGGACTTGCTGATCAATTTCAACCTTTTCACGTGAACTAAAATGAATTAAAACATTTTGTGAATGATTACAAATGTCAATAATGGAAAGTAATAATGAATGTCAGACTCTTCTTCTTTCTTTTGTCAGTTCCACTACACACTTGTCCAAACTATGCATGGGAAATAAACGTCCTGAGAGACATTAAACAGTTTCAAACTTCTATCGTCTTTCACATTGACCTGGTCCACCCACAATTTACCTCTTCTCCTTTTATCTCTCTTGGCTTTTATAATGCTTTCCACAATAGATTTCAGGTCACACAAATCATTTATCTTTTTATATAAATTATTGTGTGCATTTCTGTGAATACGTGAGCCTCAGGACTCGATGAATCATCTCCACAGTGCCGACATGCTTTTTCTCACGGAATGATTTCATTATATTTCCTGTTGAAGAAATGTATTATCCCCAAAGTCTCAAGGCTATGCCTATTTAGTACTAACGATGCATTCAGGCTCTACTATTCTTCTTTTATAACTAACAGAACGTAGGTTGTGGACATACTGAAATCTTTCATTGAATATGTCTCTCTACTTATCCATTTCCCGCAGTGAGTTTGAAATGTGTTGAAATTGAACATTTTCACCACGACAAATGTTTACTCTAAATTATGGAAAAACAACATTAACATCCAGAGCAGCATCCATATCATTTTTCAGAAAGCTTGTCGATTCCTGGGGTCAGTATCGACTACAGTCAGTATTGATGGCCAATCAGCAAAAAGCTTCTATAAGCAACAAGATGGGCTATTTGCTAAACATTGTCACATCAGATGGATAGATTGTGCAAGTCAATTGTTAGCAGCATGAATCACCAGTGTTATTAGGTGAGCGGCACTCTTGTGTGAATCTAATTCTGTCTTATTGACCTTTTAAAGCCAAATGCCACACTCAGAGCCTGtattattatgttattttttTCTGGGTAAAAACTCTTGTTTGACAGTTCCCAATACCATGGAGTGGAGCAATGACCACTTATCACAGTACACACAGTCTTTAGAGTGATTGCTTCATATTGTTGACTGATTCTAAGCAATCAGACAAAGTCGTTCTGTATCTCTGAATTGGTCTATAATCAAGCTCTTAGACTGAATGTTTACACCTGTGCTCACTGCTTTGAAAGTTCTTAACACACTGTCATGACTATTccacctggtctcagagcattaagtattattctgtacgtaaatccgagaaACTCAATTTAGTATGATATGCCACATTTCATTTGGTacgtattaatttgtggatgtcgaTCACCCTtttcgtattatatgttacgaattacaatttgtttGATatgtaaccgaaagtttgcaagatcgaatccccgagctgacatggtaaaaatctgtcgttctgcccctgttccgaggccgtcattgaaaataagaatttgttcttaacggacttggctagttaaataaagataatacatatatatatatatatatatatgttacgaattttcaaaacatacaatatatTCAGAATTAGGAAAAATGTACAATATATTACGAatttgatatgttacaaattctagctaggtggttaacattagctaggctacgggtaagggttaagattagggttaagtttaggagttaggttaaagcaACATTTCCCAAACTCTCCTCAGGAGCCCAAGTtctgcacgttttggtttttgccctaacactacacagctgattcaaattttCAAagtttgatgattagttgactatTTGAATACGTTTTGTAGttctagagcaaaaaccaaaacgcccaccctgaccaaccactctACTTTtgttctgtcttatgtaaccataccatatcatcatatcagtaacatatcatactaatttgagaaTCCCAGATTTACATtgactatgttacgtctagtctatgagaccaggctggactATTGCCATGGTAATTTCTGTATTTGGACTActtgttctatttttgtttgcaTGGTTATGATATAAATGACAGTATTCATTATGAAGCACATTCTTTTGTGCGTGCATGCacatgtgtttctgtggacaCCAGTCTATGACTCTGTGGGTGCATGTTAGTGTGTTTGTGGAacgtgattttgtgtgtgtgtcagtggcggtcggtgccatttaagattagggaggatgttatttttttatgtgcaagaccttatttctattacagcatattggattgCTTTTATTCATATTCCAGTCAGCCAGCTCAATGTAACACCGAGAGGTTTAGTCTACTATATGATACTAAAATTTTCCCgatacccatcatgatgttgctacaacctagcctacaaatTAACGTTtataacgtaggtgcacaggtcgagagacaaattggagtaatcaaggtgacagacagtgatacatttaataccgccttgcacactcttgcctgcatctacagTAGCTGATCTGGGCCACAATCATTAGTCCCAACTGGTGCAAAATATTCCGTTTTGCAACTAAGACAAATGCAGGTAGGTCCATTCCCATTTAGTTCTgattgcttctgtttaagaaacgttttgcaacaattGGCGGAATGAAAACTCCCTTATTACCTGCACACAGAGTTTACTTTCATGGCAACCGCATACAGCATTGtcactttgctcgttgtataattccttcttgcatctacgtgctctcctcctctcacctcataacacaacagctgtctgtgaccaggcggaAAAAAAatctccaagccaaaccttcataccataaccgcTAACCACTACATCGTTCGtcgtcaccatattagctaacatcatagctagtcaacatagctaactTCTATAATTATCGTGTTAGTAAACCCACAATTCAATCCATGTGTACAATCATACAGTAGAGTGCACAGCaaacagtttagcagttacaccagtgGGCCCTGGTGgtaatacatttataaaaccgAACCTTCCCAGTTGccgtgttggatagccttagccagctagctaacataaatcTAATTCCTCTCTGTTGAGTCAGGTTGTTGAGTAGGCTAGCTAAAGTAAGTGAAAGGTAAACTAagaagaataaaaaatatatagctagttctctctcgctctctgctacTTCTCCTTAATTTCTGAAGAAATGAATATgttaaactgttcaactattgtttttctctctctttgagtcaactactcaccacacttTATGCACTGCAATGTTAGTTAGCTGTAGCTTATGTTTTcgttttagggaagacccagattCAGACGGTGTCCAAGTAACAAATgcttattactagaacagggggcaggcaaaatgacaggtcaagggcaggcagaggtcagtaatccagatcagagtccaataggtacagaacggcaagtaggctcagggcaggcagaatggtcaaaaccgggaaaccAGGAACTAGAAACCaacaggagcaaggggaaaatTGCTGGTTCTGTAGGCTTGACAAACAAaaagaactggcaacagacaaacagagagcacAGGTATAAATAtactggggaagatgggtgacacctgaaggggggtggagacaagcacaaagacaggcgaaacagatcagggtgtgacaactagATGAATtgtctgatcctttgattggatggactacatgtcaattcatgctgcaagagctctgataggttggaggatgtcctccggaagtcaTTATAATTACTGTTTAAGTCTATAGAAGGGGTTGAGAACTATGAATGAGCCTCCtagattttgtattgaagtcTGACTTGGGACCAAAGTCAGCCCACgagacacactggttgaatcaatgttgtttccaaatAAGTTGAACCTATGTGGAATAGGCATTGAATTGACATCTGGGAGGCCACTGTTATTTTTCAACTGGCATTTACATAACAAATGGATAACTATGAACTTTAAAATCTTCTCAAGAAGCAGCATTCTTGATGATGGAGAGTTTGTGGATTCTGCTCGTTCCAAGTCTGTAGTTTCACACTCCTGATGGAAACACAATTGCACTAGAGCTAACATTAACATAAAACACTGGTGACCCACTGGTGTCCTTAGTCGAAATGCAGCATCAGTGGAGAAAAGTGACCCACTACTCCTCCCCCTTGGCTTGTCTCATCCTGAGTGAGTGGTTTGGTGGTTGGGTTACTGACCTTTATTTCGCAAAGTCCTTTTAACACCCCACAGTCCACACCTCAGCGCCCCTCAGCCAGTGTTTCAGCCTTTTGCTTACAGGTCGCCTCCCCTCCAGCCCTGGCCCACATCCTCACCTCACATCGCTGTCTGACTAGCTCCACGTCAAGACAGGCAGgataaaaataaaactgttttttcACAAAACATTGAAAAGAAAGGGACTGGTATGTGACTCAAATTCTATACTGCCCCCTTCTGGGCACTTGTGATAGAGGACAGATATTAGACAGACCCATTGTGGATTTTTCTGTGGATGTAAAGTGACGGAGACGTTAATCTCGTCCCCTCTCTTtgtcaaacctctctctctctgtctataagaGGTAGCCTTGGGACAAAGTTATGTAGACGTCGAAGTGGAATCCAGGGGAAATGATTTAGTCAATATCTGCTTTTGCGTGTTTGATAGACTCCACAAGCTAAATATGTTGTACATTTCAGTGATGTAGTATTGTGGAGAAATGTTGTTATGACTTGTGAGGAATGTAGCTACCTCTGCTTCTGGCTCAAATCAAAGTAGATTGGTTGTGTACACAGTTTAGTAGGTGTTATAgcgggtgcagtgaaatgcttatgttactagctcctaacaatgcagtaaaatgtaaaaaaattaaatatcactaacagtaatccaaatgccATCTATACTTATACCAACTGGATTCATTTACAGTTCACAAGATATATTAAAAATGACATGTACAGCAgtatatgttttatttatttatttaacatgtacagtgcattcagaaagtattcagacaccttgactttttccaaattttgttacagccttattctaaaatgtattcatattattttctcatcaacctacacacaataccccataatgacaaaacaaaacaagtttttagaaatgttttgcaaatgtattaaaaattcaaaattaaaatatcacatttacataagtattcagaccatttacttagtactttgttgaagcacctttggcagcgattactgccttgagtcttcttaggtatgacactacaatcttggcacgcctgcatttggggagtttctcccattcttctctgcagatcttctcaagctctgtcagtttggatggggagcgttgctgcacatctattgtcaggtctctccagagatgtttgatcggatttaagtccgggctctggctgcgccactcaaggacattcagagacttgttccgaagccactcctccgttgtcttggctgtgtgcttagagtcgtcctgttggaatgtgaaccttcgccccagtctgaggtcctgagctctctggagcaggttttcatcaaggatctctctgcgcTTTGCTTAGttcgtctttccctcgatcctgactagtctcccagtccctgccgctgaaaaacatccccacatcatgatgctgccaccaccaccatgtttcacagtagggaaggtgcctggtttcctccagacatgacacttggcattcaggccaaagagttaaatcttggtttcatcagaccagagaatcgtgtttctcatgACCAGGGTCCTttgatgccttttggcaaactccaagcgggttgtcatgtgcctttttactgaggagaggcttccatctggccactctaccataaaggcctgatatgtctgattggtggagtgctgcagagatagttgtccttctggaaggttctcccttctccacagaggaactctggagctatgtcagaatgaccattgggttcttggttaccgccctgaccaaggcccttctcccccgaaagctcagtttggctgggcggccatcTCTAACAAGAGtattggtgattccaaacttattccatttaagaattttaaaggccactgtgttcttggggacctccaatgctgcagaaatgttttggtacccttccccagatctgtgcttcgacacaatcttgtctctgagctctacggacagttcctttgacttcatggcttgattttagctctgacatgcactgtcagctgtgggaccttatatagacaggtgtgtgcctttccaaatcatgtccaatcaatttgtttgcgaaataggaagccaatactagatttaattttggattggagatgcttaatgtgagtctggaaagagagtgtacagtctaaccagacacctaggtatatgaagttgtccacatattctaagtcagaactgtccagagtagtgatgctagtcgggtgggagggtgcgggcagcaatcggttgaagagcatgcacttagttttactagcatttaaaagcagttggaggccacggaaggagtgttgtatggcgttgaagctcgtttggaggtttgttagcacagtgtccaaagaagggccagatgtatacagaatggtgtcgtctgcgtagaggtgctgagattttggccggggtaggggtagccaggtggaaagcatggccagccgttgaaaaatgcttattgagattatcgattatcgtagatttattggtggtgacagtgtttcctatcctcagtgcagtgagcagcaaggaggaggtgctcttattctccgtggactttacagtgtcccaaaacattttgtaattagtgctacaggaagcaaatttctagccttagctttcctaactgactgagtaaaTTCGtttctgacttccctgaaaaggtgcatatcgcgggggcatgcttatttaagatggagaggaaagcacttttgaagagcaaccaggtatcctctactgacaggatgaggtcaataaccttccaggatacccgggccaggtcgattagaaaggcctgctcgctgaagtgttttagggagcgtttgacagtgatgacgagtggtcgtttgaccgcggaccctaTACGCACGCAGGCAATAAGGCAGTGATTGctcagcagaggtgtatttagagggaaagTTGATCAGAAttatatctaagagggtgcccatggttacggatttagggttgtaccatGTAGGCTCCTtgatagcttctacccccaatccataagactgctgaacaattaataaaatcacCACCGGATAATTTACATTGAACCCCTTCCCTTTTGTACaccgctgctactcgctgtttgttatcTATGCACATTCACTTGTAGGCCCTCATGCTGGCcctcacctacatgtacagattacttcaactaacctgtacccccgcacactgactcggtaccggtgccccctctacagtgccttgcgaagtattttttatttttttggcaacaatgcaaaacattatgtttggcgtaaaagcaacacagctcatcaccttgaacacccatccccactgtcaaacatggtggtggcagcatcatggtttgggcctgcttttcttcagcagggacagggaagatggttcaaattgatgggaagatggatggagccaaatacaggaccattctggaagaaaacctgatggagtctgcaaaagacctgagactgggacggagatttgtcttccaacaagacaatgatccaaaacataaagcaaaatctacaatggaatggttcaaaaataaacatatccaggtgttagaatggccaagtcaaagtccagacctgaatccaatcgagaatctgtggaaagaactgaaaactgctgttcacaaatgctctccatccaacctcactgagctcgagctgttttgcaaggaggaatgggaaaaaatgtcagtctctcgatgtgcaaaactgatagagacataccccaagcgacttacagctgtaatcgcagcaaaaggtggcgctacaaagtattaacttaaaggggctgaataattttgcacgcccaatttttcagtttttgatttgttaaaaaagtttgaaatatccaataaatgtcgttccacttcatgattgtgtcccacttgttgttgattcttcacaaaaaaatacagttttatatctttatgtttgaagcctgaaatgtggcaaaaggttacaaagttcaagggggccgaatactttcgcaaggcactgtaaatagcatcattattgttattcttattgtgtactttttatttttacttttttattttagtctacttggtaaatattttcttaactattctTGAACTGCTGAACcgttgttgtttgtttatttgagctcccgagtggcgcagcggtctaaggcactgcatctcagtgcttgaggcgtcactacagacaacctggttcaaatccaggctgtatcacaaccggccgtgattgggagtcccataggtttcggctggtgtaggctgtcattgtaaataagaatttgttcttatctgacttgcctagttaaataaaaaaatatttaaagaaCTGCTAAATCTGGTTTCATCTGCCAATATATTGTCTGTCCAGTATCCAAACGACCTTTACACAGAACTTCCTGTTGAGTTAATCGCTTTAACATGTTGAAGCTGGCAATTAAGGAGAATGATGTTGATGTTGTAGAACTATTGTATTTTAAGCACTCCTCCCTTCTGCCCAGTTTCTGTGGTGTTGCTACGGCAATCAAGTTGTTTTTACCATCCCTGTAACTGTCGCTTCTGTGGAGACATCGTTTTCAT from the Oncorhynchus kisutch isolate 150728-3 linkage group LG4, Okis_V2, whole genome shotgun sequence genome contains:
- the LOC109889299 gene encoding zinc finger protein ZFPM1-like isoform X2, producing the protein MSRRKQSKPRQIKRSTGDLEGDEDNTPDDVSLSGDEGGASDPEDSAECDSSSPPPYTPLYIEEPRTHDCLGAPDDEDEEQKGPTHTEEEGEEMEEEEDGLHWRGPDDLELGDDTAGPKVLARRDLTTDTLWGPYTGIVQSEETGDDQVPEISRLMLVCEDDNGWLSRVPLTSDATAANCTIYSQGEELYCKVTQDISTGDSLLATLSLSSAKQLSSSQTQDVVVKEEPTGVYPASLHSEIQLLPQQAGMAAILATAVVNKDIFPCKDCGIWYRSERNLQAHLMYYCASRQKQQASSSPPLDKAKESYPNERVCPFPQCNKSCPSASSLEIHMRTHSGERPFVCLICLSAFTTKANCERHLKVHTDTQNGVCHGCGFVSTTRDILYSHLVTSHMVCQPGSCSEVYSPGPGLPKLPLSTGLSPGDSGVVLKCQVCGHITDSPAQLQQHVRTHLEVRVPAERSPTPRQTTPSSADHPEHLDREPPACVPHPDSSSPGANGSSATPRGCSPPDQLPTDIRIKEEPHSDSENEGQEEEMEEERVEKSRGHRGTGSSQTSTSPMSPSAVAVKAEPTSPTPGSSPAHLGGAGSVLPGEDVFLPQYMFSQEPAILPQASEILAKMSEMVHSRLKQGQVPTGAAPAFYPAGTTTTVQKGATCFECDINFNNINNFYVHKRLYCSSRHQQGDVAGPVKEGASGATVPSVGHGSSPQAGSGSRAASASPSDSDPVPGSTATQGKLVEVKSENPGVKEAVSSSSSEGEGGGGGGRASECSQSPSGSAEDQEDDPTRTFCQACNIHFSRHENYTVHKRFYCASRHDPSNQRSTAGKATFLPQPIRTRKRKKMYEIHMARTEALANAAAASLSAPGLSLAVKQEAAASVERVLESPVPALALGLRPATSRSTSPDRDGPIDLSKRPRLREAPRGSSISALPLTDYHKCTACSISFNSIENYLAHKTYYCPATTLQPHTLETLHRLKRPASISPKSRALERSDVHSDAKGLLTEKAPRGASLSPHLSALPGSGSEATSPYSVPAAKGPGSPSVVCPYCPPNRAVTCDLVEHFRSMHGLVLSLEGQPAVISPSLSPRDGTPATPPKLVLRACRDSINGRIRRDTVSPSSPLVNGSPLGHHAGGGSSPKAPPPAVSPTRSLPLTVSPVPEVLREVGVLNHQVAVTLLPDKASLTLGLPLPVPAPPTPKTLLIPPVQNGNTRFCRLCNIKFSSLSTFIAHKKYYCSSHSAEHVK
- the LOC109889299 gene encoding zinc finger protein ZFPM1-like isoform X1, encoding MSRRKQSKPRQIKRSTGDLEGDEDNTPDDVSLSGDEGGASDPEDSAECDSSSPPPYTPLYIEEPRTHDCLGAPDDEDEEQKGPTHTEEEGEEMEEEEDGLHWRGPDDLELGDDTAGPKVLARRDLTTDTLWGPYTGIVQSEETGDDQVPEQISRLMLVCEDDNGWLSRVPLTSDATAANCTIYSQGEELYCKVTQDISTGDSLLATLSLSSAKQLSSSQTQDVVVKEEPTGVYPASLHSEIQLLPQQAGMAAILATAVVNKDIFPCKDCGIWYRSERNLQAHLMYYCASRQKQQASSSPPLDKAKESYPNERVCPFPQCNKSCPSASSLEIHMRTHSGERPFVCLICLSAFTTKANCERHLKVHTDTQNGVCHGCGFVSTTRDILYSHLVTSHMVCQPGSCSEVYSPGPGLPKLPLSTGLSPGDSGVVLKCQVCGHITDSPAQLQQHVRTHLEVRVPAERSPTPRQTTPSSADHPEHLDREPPACVPHPDSSSPGANGSSATPRGCSPPDQLPTDIRIKEEPHSDSENEGQEEEMEEERVEKSRGHRGTGSSQTSTSPMSPSAVAVKAEPTSPTPGSSPAHLGGAGSVLPGEDVFLPQYMFSQEPAILPQASEILAKMSEMVHSRLKQGQVPTGAAPAFYPAGTTTTVQKGATCFECDINFNNINNFYVHKRLYCSSRHQQGDVAGPVKEGASGATVPSVGHGSSPQAGSGSRAASASPSDSDPVPGSTATQGKLVEVKSENPGVKEAVSSSSSEGEGGGGGGRASECSQSPSGSAEDQEDDPTRTFCQACNIHFSRHENYTVHKRFYCASRHDPSNQRSTAGKATFLPQPIRTRKRKKMYEIHMARTEALANAAAASLSAPGLSLAVKQEAAASVERVLESPVPALALGLRPATSRSTSPDRDGPIDLSKRPRLREAPRGSSISALPLTDYHKCTACSISFNSIENYLAHKTYYCPATTLQPHTLETLHRLKRPASISPKSRALERSDVHSDAKGLLTEKAPRGASLSPHLSALPGSGSEATSPYSVPAAKGPGSPSVVCPYCPPNRAVTCDLVEHFRSMHGLVLSLEGQPAVISPSLSPRDGTPATPPKLVLRACRDSINGRIRRDTVSPSSPLVNGSPLGHHAGGGSSPKAPPPAVSPTRSLPLTVSPVPEVLREVGVLNHQVAVTLLPDKASLTLGLPLPVPAPPTPKTLLIPPVQNGNTRFCRLCNIKFSSLSTFIAHKKYYCSSHSAEHVK